The following are encoded in a window of Candidatus Palauibacter australiensis genomic DNA:
- a CDS encoding GNAT family N-acetyltransferase produces the protein MPETVTVRPARVGDIDELVAMWTRYMRIHALNPAYRRLRTDAIETRAGMFRRHIEEATSVVFVLEAEDGGLDGMLVCFVEENEPLFDPPRYVRIQTPFVRREERRKGNLRRLLRAAFEWAADWDIHEVRLFTGADNLIANALADDLGFEAVEVVRRYSLRPEPEMNPEDWLE, from the coding sequence GTGCCTGAGACCGTCACGGTGCGGCCGGCCCGGGTCGGCGACATCGACGAACTCGTCGCGATGTGGACCCGCTACATGCGGATTCATGCCCTCAATCCCGCCTACCGGCGGCTCCGGACGGACGCGATCGAGACGCGCGCGGGCATGTTTCGCCGTCACATCGAAGAGGCCACGAGCGTCGTCTTCGTGCTGGAGGCGGAAGACGGCGGCCTCGACGGCATGCTCGTCTGCTTCGTGGAGGAGAACGAACCCCTGTTCGACCCGCCCCGCTACGTGCGCATCCAGACGCCGTTCGTGAGGCGGGAGGAGCGGCGCAAGGGGAACCTGCGGCGCCTGCTGCGCGCCGCCTTCGAGTGGGCGGCGGACTGGGACATCCACGAGGTGCGCCTCTTCACCGGAGCGGACAACCTGATCGCGAACGCGCTCGCCGACGACCTCGGCTTCGAGGCGGTCGAGGTCGTGCGCCGCTACTCGCTCCGCCCCGAACCGGAAATGAACCCGGAGGACTGGCTCGAATGA
- a CDS encoding enoyl-CoA hydratase — MSEAHVLMEIEDGVGTLTLNRPDKLNAFIGEMRGQIAGGIETLGADDGVRAVIITGTGRAFCAGADVKYLTRLIETRAIDEAVSLVEAGRRVAAAIRGMPKPVIAAVNGPAAGGGANLALACDLRLASETASIGQTFNRIGLHPDWGGTYAVPRLVGPARTAELFFFAEMVPAAECERIGLVNRVVPADELMPLAREWARTLARKPALPLRLAKEAVQRSLSSSFDEMMDYETAAQKACFESADALEGVRAFVEKRPPRFGSGGEEERPEATEGGARA, encoded by the coding sequence ATGAGCGAGGCACACGTCTTGATGGAGATCGAGGACGGCGTGGGGACGCTCACGCTGAACCGGCCGGACAAGCTCAACGCCTTCATCGGGGAGATGCGGGGCCAGATCGCGGGCGGGATCGAGACGCTCGGCGCGGACGATGGAGTGCGCGCGGTCATCATCACCGGAACCGGACGCGCGTTCTGCGCCGGCGCCGACGTCAAGTACCTCACCCGCCTCATCGAAACGCGGGCCATCGACGAGGCCGTTTCCCTCGTCGAGGCGGGTCGGCGGGTCGCGGCGGCCATCCGCGGGATGCCCAAGCCCGTGATCGCCGCGGTGAACGGGCCGGCGGCGGGGGGCGGCGCGAACCTCGCCCTCGCCTGCGACCTGCGGCTCGCCTCCGAGACGGCGTCGATCGGCCAGACCTTCAACCGCATCGGCCTCCACCCGGACTGGGGCGGGACCTACGCCGTGCCCCGCCTCGTGGGTCCGGCACGCACCGCGGAACTCTTCTTCTTCGCGGAGATGGTTCCGGCCGCCGAGTGCGAGCGGATCGGGCTCGTGAACCGCGTGGTCCCCGCGGACGAACTCATGCCGCTGGCCCGCGAGTGGGCGCGCACGCTGGCGCGGAAGCCGGCGCTGCCCCTGCGGCTCGCGAAGGAAGCGGTGCAGCGCTCCCTCTCGTCCAGCTTCGACGAGATGATGGACTACGAGACGGCGGCGCAGAAGGCCTGCTTCGAGTCCGCGGACGCGCTTGAGGGCGTCCGGGCCTTCGTGGAGAAGCGGCCGCCCCGGTTCGGAAGCGGCGGCGAGGAGGAACGCCCGGAAGCGACGGAGGGGGGTGCGCGTGCCTGA
- a CDS encoding thiolase family protein: MSGADRTPVIIDAVRTPVGRAGGALSSIRADDLLAHAIRALVARTGVPADRVEDVIAGCTNQAGEDNRNVARMAGLLAGLPVEVAGQTVNRLCGSGLQAVVTAAHAIRAGEGDVFIAGGVESMSRAPWVMLKTDRAFSRVPPKLADTTVGWRFANPAMPEPWTIPLAETAEVVAEDHGVGRGEQDAFAVESQRRAAAAIEADRFADEIVPVNVPQRKGAPVRVGGDEHPRPGTTPEQLARLRAAFRVDGTVTAGNASGINDGAAAVLVASRAAADGLGLEPLATVGASAVAGVEPQRMGIGPVPATRKALQRSGLTVDDLDLIELNEAFAAQALPCIAELGLDPARVNVNGGAIALGHPLGCTGAKILTTLVHEMRRRDASHGLVTMCIGVGQGIALLVHREAETA; this comes from the coding sequence GTGAGCGGCGCGGATCGCACCCCGGTCATCATCGACGCCGTCCGTACGCCGGTGGGGCGCGCGGGCGGCGCGCTGTCGTCCATCCGGGCCGACGACCTCCTGGCGCACGCGATCCGCGCCCTCGTGGCGCGGACCGGCGTCCCGGCCGACCGCGTCGAGGACGTGATCGCCGGGTGCACGAACCAGGCCGGCGAGGACAACCGCAACGTGGCGCGGATGGCCGGGCTCCTGGCCGGACTCCCCGTCGAGGTCGCGGGCCAGACCGTGAACCGGCTCTGCGGGTCCGGGCTGCAGGCGGTCGTCACCGCCGCGCACGCGATCCGGGCCGGCGAGGGCGACGTGTTCATCGCGGGCGGCGTCGAGAGCATGTCCCGGGCGCCGTGGGTCATGCTGAAGACGGACCGGGCCTTCTCGCGCGTGCCGCCGAAGCTCGCCGACACCACGGTCGGGTGGCGCTTCGCCAACCCGGCCATGCCCGAGCCGTGGACGATCCCGCTTGCCGAGACCGCGGAGGTCGTGGCGGAGGATCACGGCGTCGGGCGCGGGGAACAGGACGCCTTCGCGGTGGAGAGCCAGCGCCGCGCCGCCGCCGCGATCGAGGCGGACCGGTTCGCGGACGAGATCGTGCCCGTCAACGTCCCGCAGCGAAAGGGTGCCCCGGTTCGCGTGGGAGGCGATGAGCACCCGCGCCCCGGCACAACCCCGGAGCAGCTCGCCCGCCTGCGCGCCGCCTTCCGGGTGGACGGCACCGTGACGGCCGGGAACGCGTCCGGGATCAACGACGGGGCGGCCGCCGTCCTCGTCGCGAGCCGGGCCGCCGCGGACGGACTCGGCCTCGAACCCCTGGCGACCGTCGGGGCTTCGGCGGTCGCCGGCGTGGAGCCGCAGCGGATGGGCATCGGACCCGTGCCGGCCACCCGCAAGGCCTTGCAAAGATCTGGACTTACGGTCGATGACCTCGACCTGATTGAACTCAACGAGGCGTTCGCCGCGCAGGCCCTGCCCTGCATCGCCGAGCTTGGCCTCGATCCGGCGCGGGTGAATGTGAACGGGGGCGCGATTGCGCTCGGCCATCCCCTCGGGTGTACGGGCGCCAAGATCCTCACGACGCTCGTCCACGAGATGCGGCGGCGGGACGCATCCCACGGGCTCGTCACGATGTGTATCGGGGTCGGCCAGGGGATCGCGCTCCTCGTGCACCGCGAAGCGGAGACGGCATGA